The Terriglobales bacterium genome includes the window GTCCGTGAGGGCAAGATCGTCAGCGCGAATGCGGGCGAAGTGCTGGCGCAAGTGCGGGCGGCGCGGGGATTCCTGCGCTCGCAGGGCGCGAGAAAAGGCGACCGCTGCGCCCTGCTGGCGCACAACAGCATGCGCTGGACGGCGCTGGACCTGGCGCTGATGGCGGAAGGCGTGATCGTCGTGCCGCTATACGCACGGCAGGCACCGACGGAACTGGTGGGCATGATGAAGGACTGCGGCGCGGCGCTCGTCCTTTGCGGCGACGTGGCGCTGCGCGATGCCGTTGCGCGCGAGTGGCCGGAAGCTCCGCGGCAATGCCTCTTCGATGAAGTCTTCACCGCTGCGCCCATCGCCGAGGATGCGCCTCTGCCACGGACCGACGCCGATGCGGTGACTATCATCTATACCTCGGGCACCTCGGGCGAGCCCAAGGGCGTGATCTTGAACACGGGCAACCTAAACCACATGGTGCCTTGCACCGTTGGCCGCCTGGACAGGCTGATGAGAACGAGAACCGTGCAGGACGCACCCAAAGAGTGGTGTCTGACCATGGAGGCAGCCGATCCCGCGCGGAGACGTGCAGAGCAACGCAGGAACTATCCTTCAGCTGACCGCATCA containing:
- a CDS encoding AMP-binding protein is translated as MNFLENIFRRLAADPVRPVLAEVREGKIVSANAGEVLAQVRAARGFLRSQGARKGDRCALLAHNSMRWTALDLALMAEGVIVVPLYARQAPTELVGMMKDCGAALVLCGDVALRDAVAREWPEAPRQCLFDEVFTAAPIAEDAPLPRTDADAVTIIYTSGTSGEPKGVILNTGNLNHMVPCTVGRLDRLMRTRTVQDAPKEWCLTMEAADPARRRAEQRRNYPSADRI